Proteins encoded within one genomic window of Granulicella pectinivorans:
- the modA gene encoding molybdate ABC transporter substrate-binding protein: MKVAAASDLQPVMPAFAYAYEKKTGVKLSVSFGSSATLAEQIVNGAPFDVFLGADFVFPEKVVAAGLAATPAPLRYAKGTLVLFTRKDSGFNPLHMEALTDSKVTKVAVADQFQAPFGRAAYAAMNKLDLMKAVGPKLVSAPNVAQTAQFVVSGNAQMGFVSLTLASSPQMKEIGNYVLVPKAYPEILQYGVVMKNAEHKAEATAFLDWVRSSEVQDKLKDFGLEPVDTH, translated from the coding sequence ATCAAAGTTGCGGCGGCGAGCGACCTGCAGCCGGTGATGCCCGCGTTCGCCTATGCGTATGAAAAGAAAACAGGTGTGAAGCTTTCGGTGTCGTTCGGGTCTTCTGCGACGCTGGCGGAACAGATCGTGAATGGCGCTCCGTTCGATGTGTTTCTCGGCGCGGATTTCGTCTTTCCGGAGAAGGTTGTGGCGGCTGGGTTGGCGGCGACACCGGCTCCGTTGCGCTACGCCAAGGGGACGCTGGTGCTGTTTACGCGGAAGGATTCAGGATTCAACCCGCTGCATATGGAGGCGCTGACCGATTCGAAGGTAACGAAGGTGGCGGTCGCGGACCAGTTTCAGGCACCGTTCGGGCGGGCAGCATATGCCGCGATGAACAAGCTGGATTTGATGAAAGCCGTGGGGCCGAAGCTGGTGTCGGCACCGAATGTGGCGCAGACGGCTCAATTTGTGGTGTCGGGCAATGCGCAGATGGGGTTTGTCTCGCTGACCCTGGCGAGTTCGCCGCAGATGAAGGAGATCGGGAACTATGTGCTGGTGCCCAAGGCGTATCCGGAGATTCTGCAGTACGGCGTGGTGATGAAGAATGCCGAGCATAAGGCGGAGGCCACGGCGTTTCTCGACTGGGTGCGATCAAGCGAGGTCCAGGATAAGTTGAAAGACTTTGGGCTGGAACCAGTGGACACGCACTAA
- the modB gene encoding molybdate ABC transporter permease subunit, giving the protein MDWEAVILTAKLAAVTTALLMWVAIPLARWLAGGGGWLRAMVQALVGLPLVLPPTVLGFYLLVDLGPLTPVGRGLIRLLGHPLAFSFSGLVVGSMLYSLPFAVQPMVAGFAAVDPRFGETASMLGKPPARVFRDITYPLAKRSVLTAAVLAFTHTVGEFGVVLMLGGNIPGATRTMSIALYDQVQDGRYSEANRTALVLLLVAFAALAMLYGRQDRRGRALV; this is encoded by the coding sequence ATGGACTGGGAAGCGGTCATACTGACGGCGAAGCTCGCGGCGGTGACGACCGCGCTGCTGATGTGGGTCGCGATTCCGCTGGCGCGATGGCTGGCCGGCGGCGGTGGCTGGCTGCGGGCGATGGTGCAGGCGCTGGTGGGCTTGCCGCTTGTGCTTCCGCCCACGGTGCTCGGTTTCTATCTTCTTGTCGATCTCGGGCCTTTGACCCCGGTGGGGCGCGGCTTGATCCGGCTGCTGGGCCATCCGCTGGCGTTCAGTTTTTCAGGGCTGGTGGTGGGGTCGATGCTCTATTCCCTGCCCTTTGCGGTGCAGCCGATGGTGGCCGGATTTGCGGCGGTCGATCCGCGATTCGGCGAGACGGCCAGCATGCTGGGCAAGCCGCCCGCCCGCGTCTTCCGCGATATCACCTATCCGCTCGCGAAGCGCTCCGTGTTGACCGCCGCCGTGCTTGCCTTTACCCATACGGTGGGTGAGTTTGGCGTGGTGCTGATGCTGGGCGGCAACATTCCCGGGGCGACAAGAACCATGTCGATTGCGCTCTACGACCAGGTGCAGGACGGCCGATACAGCGAGGCGAACCGCACGGCGCTTGTGCTTCTGCTGGTCGCGTTCGCGGCCCTTGCCATGCTCTATGGCAGGCAGGATCGAAGGGGGCGCGCCCTTGTCTGA
- the thrC gene encoding threonine synthase has translation MVYPWSPGNSSSDLTDAAAARLPNPSALRYLWAERRTSTMAIDQSGVWRFRDVFPILDDANKAVTLREGNTPLYDLPRNAKALGLDFLLAKHQGMNPTGSFKDCGMTSALSVARERGFEWVACASTGNTSAAMAAYAARAGLRSIVFIPEGKIAWGKLSQSMDYGALTVQLRTDFDGCVRVLTDLVKRFPIYLLNSVNPYRLEGQKTPAFEIAEQLDWQVPEHIVVPGGNLANSAALGKGFLEMHHLGLINKVPVISVIQAQGANPLYRWFTDSNRIMKPVEANTRATAIRIGNPASWRKSAAIIEKLGGWCEQVSEQEIALAKAQIGAEGIGCEPASAVTLAGLKKLVAAGRVQPEERVVLILTGHTLKDSAYTIDYHRDELFTDAERAQLSPEQAAEHAALRKPPIVLDPDTDTVIRTLEAHMALQPA, from the coding sequence GTGGTTTATCCGTGGTCACCCGGCAACTCCTCTTCCGATCTTACCGACGCGGCGGCAGCCCGTCTTCCGAACCCATCGGCCCTCCGCTACCTCTGGGCAGAGCGCCGCACGTCCACGATGGCCATCGATCAGTCGGGCGTCTGGCGCTTCCGCGACGTCTTCCCCATCCTCGACGACGCCAACAAGGCCGTCACCCTCCGCGAGGGCAACACGCCCCTCTACGACCTGCCGCGCAACGCCAAGGCCCTTGGTCTCGACTTCCTGCTCGCCAAGCACCAGGGCATGAACCCCACCGGCTCCTTCAAGGATTGCGGCATGACCTCCGCCCTCTCCGTCGCCCGCGAACGCGGCTTCGAGTGGGTCGCCTGCGCGTCAACGGGGAATACGAGCGCCGCGATGGCAGCCTATGCCGCCCGTGCGGGGCTTCGTTCGATTGTTTTCATCCCCGAAGGCAAAATCGCCTGGGGCAAGCTCTCCCAGTCCATGGACTACGGTGCCCTCACCGTCCAGCTCCGCACTGACTTCGACGGCTGCGTGCGCGTCCTCACCGACCTCGTCAAGCGCTTCCCCATCTACCTCCTCAACTCCGTGAACCCCTACCGCCTCGAAGGCCAGAAGACCCCCGCCTTCGAGATCGCCGAGCAGCTCGACTGGCAGGTCCCCGAGCACATCGTCGTCCCCGGCGGCAACCTCGCCAACTCCGCCGCGCTCGGCAAGGGCTTCCTCGAGATGCACCACCTCGGCCTCATCAACAAGGTTCCCGTCATCTCCGTCATCCAGGCCCAGGGCGCCAACCCCCTCTACCGCTGGTTTACCGACTCCAACCGCATCATGAAGCCGGTCGAAGCCAACACCCGCGCCACCGCCATCCGCATCGGCAATCCCGCAAGCTGGCGCAAGTCCGCCGCCATCATCGAGAAGCTCGGCGGTTGGTGCGAGCAGGTCTCCGAGCAGGAGATCGCCCTCGCCAAGGCCCAGATCGGCGCTGAAGGCATCGGCTGCGAGCCCGCCTCCGCGGTCACCCTGGCCGGCCTCAAGAAGCTTGTCGCCGCCGGCCGCGTCCAGCCCGAGGAGCGCGTCGTCCTCATCCTCACCGGCCACACCTTGAAGGACTCCGCCTACACCATCGACTATCACCGCGACGAGCTCTTCACCGACGCCGAGCGCGCGCAGCTCAGCCCGGAACAGGCCGCCGAACACGCCGCCCTGCGCAAGCCGCCCATCGTCCTCGACCCGGACACCGACACCGTTATCCGCACCCTCGAAGCCCATATGGCCCTGCAGCCCGCATAA
- the trxA gene encoding thioredoxin, which yields MAGQFVTEVSDATFQKEVLESTQPVLVDFWAAWCGPCRALAPVVDAVATQYEGKIRVMKMDVDANTATPGRYGIRGIPALLLFKNGQLADNIVGFVPKDTIDKAVEKALA from the coding sequence ATGGCAGGACAGTTCGTCACCGAAGTCAGCGATGCGACCTTTCAAAAAGAGGTTCTGGAGTCCACTCAGCCCGTTCTCGTCGATTTTTGGGCGGCATGGTGCGGCCCCTGTCGCGCTCTTGCGCCCGTCGTCGATGCGGTGGCCACGCAGTATGAGGGCAAGATCCGCGTCATGAAGATGGACGTCGACGCCAACACGGCCACGCCTGGGCGCTACGGCATCCGCGGCATTCCCGCGCTGCTCCTCTTCAAGAACGGCCAGCTCGCCGACAACATCGTGGGCTTCGTCCCCAAGGACACCATCGACAAGGCTGTCGAGAAGGCACTCGCCTAA
- the thrB gene encoding homoserine kinase: MSKPLHLRLPATSANLGPGFDALGLAMALYLEIEATEAAPETGKDTITATGRNPELTADAERSLIFTTYREVLAAQGIAAPKLHLKLKNGIPLGMGCGSSAAALLAGVHLANHFGDLNWTPHQVMTEACLREGHPDNVAACALGGMTASSQQGSEILTATLGLALPWRLLLALPSASLATEKARALLPDTYSRSDAVANIQRSSLLVAAFALNRPDLLNTAMQDRIHQPYRSEACPLLPRLAHLGGVPGVYGVALSGAGPSVLLIVDPACPLESIESAVRSAANDPSMELLVTVIAGPAEVTV, from the coding sequence ATGTCCAAGCCCCTCCATCTCCGCCTCCCCGCCACCTCCGCTAACCTGGGCCCCGGCTTCGACGCACTCGGCCTCGCCATGGCCCTCTACCTTGAGATCGAAGCCACCGAAGCGGCGCCTGAAACCGGGAAAGACACCATCACCGCCACCGGTCGCAACCCTGAGCTCACCGCCGACGCCGAGCGCAGCCTCATCTTCACCACCTACCGCGAGGTTCTCGCGGCGCAGGGAATCGCGGCCCCCAAACTCCACCTGAAGCTTAAGAACGGAATCCCCCTCGGCATGGGCTGCGGGTCTTCGGCTGCCGCTCTGCTGGCTGGGGTGCATCTCGCCAACCACTTCGGCGATCTCAACTGGACGCCGCACCAGGTCATGACCGAGGCTTGCCTGCGCGAAGGGCACCCCGATAACGTAGCCGCCTGCGCGCTTGGCGGCATGACCGCCTCCAGCCAGCAGGGAAGCGAGATCCTCACCGCCACCCTCGGCCTCGCCCTGCCGTGGCGTCTTCTCCTCGCCCTCCCGAGCGCCTCCCTGGCCACCGAGAAAGCCCGCGCTCTGCTCCCCGATACCTACTCCCGCTCCGATGCCGTGGCCAATATCCAGCGCTCCTCGCTCCTCGTTGCCGCCTTTGCTCTCAACCGTCCCGACCTCCTCAACACGGCAATGCAGGATCGCATCCACCAGCCCTATCGCTCCGAGGCCTGCCCTCTGTTACCCCGATTAGCCCATTTGGGGGGTGTTCCAGGCGTCTATGGAGTCGCCCTCAGCGGTGCCGGTCCATCCGTTCTCCTCATCGTCGATCCGGCATGCCCTTTGGAATCAATAGAGTCCGCCGTCCGCTCTGCCGCCAACGACCCCAGCATGGAACTTCTTGTGACGGTCATCGCCGGACCGGCTGAAGTAACCGTTTAG